From Anolis carolinensis isolate JA03-04 unplaced genomic scaffold, rAnoCar3.1.pri scaffold_8, whole genome shotgun sequence, a single genomic window includes:
- the LOC103279672 gene encoding interleukin-36 receptor antagonist protein — protein sequence MESHICKPCRMEPQMHTKQRMASERRVSNKKSWDEEMIALFCDYNPASPPRRIRAPRETEPRLFRIWDVSQKFLILMNNILVATSRDSMTPEELLAVLPNHSLDPTLQPIFLGLNDKTHTLSCMESGDGEPLLNLVERNILDLYSSHEESKSFTFYSRSNNQQQTCCFESAAFPGWFMSTSTEINKPVRLSREGGPDITNFYCERKDPLE from the exons ATGGAATCTCATATTTGCAAGCCCTGCAGGATGGAACCACAAATGCATACAAAACAGAGGATGGCATCTGAGAGGAGGGTGTCCAACAAGAAGAGTTGGGATGAAGAAATGATAGCATTGTTCTGTGACTATAATCCAG CATCTCCTCCACGTAGAATTAGGGCCCCTAGAGAAACTGAGCCCAGGCTGTTCAGAATTTGGGATGTGAGCCAGAAGTTCTTGATCCTGATGAACAATATTCTAGTGGCAACTTCCAGAGATTCCATGACTCCAG AAGAACTTTTGGCTGTGCTCCCCAACCACTCACTCGATCCGACACTGCAACCCATCTTTTTGGGCCTCAATGATAAAACTCACACTCTCTCCTGTATGGAATCTGGTGATGGTGAACCTCTGCTAAATTTAGTG GAGAGAAACATTTTGGACCTTTATTCAAGCCATGAAGAATCCAAGAGCTTCACTTTCTACAGCCGATCCAATAACCAGCAACAGACTTGTTGCTTTGAATCTGCAGCGTTCCCCGGATGGTTCATGAGCACTTCCACCGAGATAAACAAGCCTGTCCGTTTGAGTCGTGAAGGAGGGCCCGATATCACAAATTTCTATTGCGAGAGAAAGGACCCTTTGGAATAG